In Paenarthrobacter sp. GOM3, a single window of DNA contains:
- the ftsY gene encoding signal recognition particle-docking protein FtsY: MNDFLPIILSIVAALVVVGGLVPVLLKARKSGAKYPGPRDANDPVQSSAAGGGTLVEDRPDAVNAPAPTFDGTVADTDVPDDAAGLETIAIDTPDPVEGRLNRLRARLVKSNNILGKGLLALLSGDKIDENVWDEVEETLLLADLGTEPTMQLVDALRERVKVLGTRSPEDVKAMLREELIKLVDPGMDRSLNVERKGDRPAVVLVVGVNGVGKTTTVGKLARVLVAEDKDVLLGAADTFRAAAAEQLATWGQRVGVPTVKSDIDGADPASVAYEAVKAGIDQEVDVVMVDTAGRLQNKTGLMDELGKVKRVIEKLAEVDEVLLVLDATTGQNGLNQARVFAEVVNISGIVLTKLDGTAKGGIVVAIQKSLGVPVKLIGLGEGPDDLAPFDAESFVDALLN; the protein is encoded by the coding sequence GTGAACGATTTCCTTCCCATAATTCTGTCCATTGTCGCTGCGCTCGTGGTGGTCGGCGGACTCGTGCCGGTACTGCTGAAGGCCCGGAAATCCGGGGCCAAATACCCTGGACCACGGGACGCGAACGACCCCGTCCAGTCCTCGGCAGCAGGCGGCGGAACCCTGGTGGAGGACCGCCCGGATGCCGTAAATGCACCGGCCCCCACCTTTGACGGAACGGTTGCCGACACCGATGTTCCCGACGACGCCGCCGGGCTCGAAACCATCGCCATTGATACCCCGGACCCCGTCGAGGGCCGCCTCAACCGGCTCCGTGCCCGCCTGGTCAAATCCAACAACATCCTGGGCAAAGGCCTCCTGGCGCTTCTTTCAGGCGACAAAATCGATGAAAACGTCTGGGACGAGGTAGAAGAGACCCTCCTGCTTGCAGACCTCGGCACCGAGCCCACCATGCAATTGGTTGATGCGCTTCGTGAACGGGTCAAGGTTTTGGGTACCCGCAGTCCTGAGGACGTCAAGGCCATGCTGCGCGAAGAGCTCATCAAGCTGGTGGACCCGGGCATGGACCGTTCCCTGAACGTCGAACGCAAGGGCGACCGGCCCGCCGTCGTCCTTGTCGTCGGCGTCAACGGCGTGGGTAAGACCACCACGGTGGGAAAGCTGGCCCGTGTCCTGGTGGCTGAGGACAAGGACGTTTTGCTCGGCGCTGCTGATACATTCCGTGCTGCTGCAGCCGAGCAGCTCGCTACGTGGGGGCAGCGCGTGGGAGTGCCCACTGTGAAGTCGGACATTGACGGAGCGGACCCGGCATCGGTGGCCTACGAGGCCGTTAAGGCGGGCATCGACCAGGAAGTCGACGTGGTCATGGTGGACACCGCGGGACGCCTGCAGAACAAGACCGGCCTGATGGACGAACTGGGCAAGGTCAAGCGGGTCATCGAGAAGCTCGCCGAGGTGGACGAGGTCCTGCTGGTCCTGGATGCCACAACCGGCCAGAACGGCCTTAACCAGGCTCGTGTCTTCGCTGAGGTGGTCAACATCTCAGGAATCGTGCTGACCAAGCTGGACGGTACGGCAAAGGGCGGGATCGTGGTGGCCATCCAGAAGTCGCTGGGCGTTCCAGTGAAACTGATTGGCTTGGGCGAAGGCCCGGATGACCTCGCACCGTTCGATGCGGAAAGCTTCGTGGACGCGCTGCTCAACTAG
- the smc gene encoding chromosome segregation protein SMC: MHLKSLTVRGFKSFASATTFDFEPGVTAVVGPNGSGKSNVVDALAWVMGEQGAKTLRGGKMEDVIFAGTSGRPPLGRAHVSLTIDNADNALPIEYSEVTISRTLFRTGGSEYAINGAPCRLLDIQELLSDSGLGREMHVIVGQGQLDRVLHATPEDRRGFIEEAAGILKHRRRKEKTVRKLEAMQANLARLGDLTAEIRRQLTPLGKQAEIARRAQTVQFDVRDARARLLADDLVQLTTSLEQDVADEAALKERRQVVEAGLAVGRRRQAALEQQAAEATPRLNAARDHWYQLSAGRERLRSLGSLATERRRLLGSSEAAVDSGRDPDQLERQAARVREEQAALEHDILAKQAALLEATVAKDGAEALAAAEDKRLTAMLRAAADRREGLARLAGQVAAARSRAEAAEAERGRLRESLASGDERRRKAQSEFTALETQVAGVEDGEESLDAEYEEANEVLDAVLAEIEELKAAEREAVRERDSLTARRDALQLGLNRKDGSGRLLTADGILGPLPAMISVEPGYEAAVAAALGSASDAVVVGDAAGAVAAIGLLKKDDAGRATLLLADGGSDHQADRDSHELPAGSRWVADVVKIGDPAAQGTLALLAGVVVVDDVRAAASLVGERPDLTAVTMEGDVLTTLTVVGGSANAPSLLEVQAAVDDAGARLQEVTARLERGRFALAGAQARRTEAQDRADAALERLHESDARLAAVAERLGHLNSILRSAVGESDRLAASMAKAEANIAEAQLDLEVAAERLAAAQEAPDEEPSTEQRDELAAQARTARSLETEARLALRTAEEQLGAISNRAASLERAAATERRAREEAARRAQRRRAQAQRAAAVASAVEQTLRFVDISVDLAGRERDLAEQTREQLERELGEVRSANDALARELAELTDSVHRDEMARTQQRLRIEALETRSIEELGLSAKQLIADYGPDRPVPLPAGTTTDKWAELRAPVDENGKPVVEGVPFVRAEQEKRLRKAERDLAALGKVNPLALEEFAALEERHQFLSSQLEDLKSSRKDLLDIIKEVDNRVQQVFTEAFADTSAQFDHVFARLFPGGEGKLVLTDPDDMLTTGIEVEARPAGKKIKRLSLLSGGERSLTAVALLVAIFKARPSPFYVMDEVEAALDDTNLGRLITIFEELRESSQLIVITHQKRTMEVADALYGVTMRGDGVSTVISQRLGAGA, from the coding sequence TTGCATTTGAAAAGTTTGACTGTCCGCGGATTCAAGTCGTTTGCGTCGGCCACGACGTTCGACTTCGAACCCGGCGTCACCGCCGTCGTCGGTCCCAACGGCTCAGGCAAGTCCAACGTGGTGGATGCGCTGGCCTGGGTCATGGGCGAGCAGGGCGCAAAAACACTGCGTGGCGGCAAGATGGAAGACGTCATATTCGCCGGTACATCAGGTCGCCCTCCCTTGGGACGGGCCCATGTGTCCCTCACCATCGATAACGCGGACAACGCCCTGCCCATCGAGTACAGCGAAGTTACCATCTCGCGCACGCTCTTCCGGACGGGCGGTTCCGAGTACGCCATCAATGGTGCGCCATGTCGGCTCCTGGACATCCAGGAACTCCTGTCCGACTCTGGCCTTGGCCGTGAAATGCATGTGATTGTCGGTCAAGGGCAGTTGGACCGTGTCCTGCATGCCACTCCTGAAGACCGCCGCGGCTTCATCGAGGAGGCAGCCGGGATCCTCAAGCACCGCCGCCGGAAAGAAAAGACGGTCCGCAAGCTTGAAGCGATGCAGGCCAACCTGGCCCGGCTCGGCGACCTGACGGCGGAGATCCGAAGGCAGCTCACGCCGTTGGGCAAGCAGGCGGAGATCGCGCGACGGGCACAGACAGTCCAGTTCGATGTCCGGGACGCCCGCGCCCGGCTCCTCGCTGACGACCTCGTGCAACTGACAACCTCCCTTGAACAGGACGTCGCCGACGAAGCGGCACTGAAAGAACGGCGCCAGGTTGTCGAGGCCGGCCTGGCGGTGGGCCGCCGACGTCAGGCTGCCTTGGAACAGCAGGCCGCCGAGGCGACTCCGCGGCTCAACGCGGCCCGCGACCATTGGTATCAACTCTCCGCCGGCAGGGAACGCCTGCGATCCCTCGGTTCCCTGGCCACTGAACGCCGGCGGCTCCTCGGTTCCTCCGAAGCAGCCGTGGACTCGGGGCGCGACCCCGACCAGCTGGAACGGCAAGCGGCCCGCGTTCGTGAAGAACAAGCAGCCCTGGAACATGACATCCTCGCCAAACAGGCGGCACTGCTCGAAGCCACCGTGGCCAAGGACGGGGCGGAGGCGCTCGCCGCCGCCGAGGACAAGCGGCTCACGGCAATGCTTCGAGCCGCCGCGGACCGGAGGGAGGGCTTGGCCCGGTTGGCTGGCCAGGTTGCCGCAGCGCGTTCCCGTGCAGAAGCCGCCGAAGCCGAGCGCGGCCGGCTCCGGGAGTCGCTTGCTTCAGGCGACGAAAGGCGCCGGAAGGCCCAAAGCGAGTTCACGGCGCTGGAAACACAAGTGGCGGGTGTCGAGGACGGCGAAGAGAGCCTCGACGCCGAGTATGAGGAAGCCAACGAGGTGCTGGACGCAGTCCTCGCGGAAATCGAAGAGCTGAAAGCCGCCGAGCGGGAAGCTGTTCGGGAGCGGGACTCGTTGACGGCGCGTCGGGACGCGCTGCAGCTGGGGCTCAACCGGAAGGACGGCTCCGGCCGGCTCCTGACAGCGGACGGGATTCTTGGCCCACTCCCGGCCATGATCAGCGTCGAACCAGGATACGAGGCCGCCGTCGCCGCCGCTTTGGGAAGTGCCTCGGATGCGGTGGTGGTTGGCGATGCCGCCGGCGCTGTTGCCGCCATAGGATTGCTGAAAAAGGACGACGCCGGCCGTGCGACGCTGCTCTTGGCCGACGGTGGATCCGACCACCAGGCCGACCGGGACAGCCACGAGCTTCCGGCCGGCAGTCGCTGGGTTGCCGACGTCGTGAAAATCGGTGATCCGGCTGCCCAAGGTACCTTGGCGCTCCTGGCCGGGGTCGTCGTCGTCGATGACGTCCGGGCAGCAGCCTCGCTGGTTGGGGAACGGCCGGACCTCACGGCCGTCACCATGGAGGGGGATGTCCTGACCACGCTGACAGTGGTCGGCGGCTCGGCCAATGCCCCGTCACTGCTGGAAGTCCAGGCCGCAGTTGACGACGCCGGGGCCCGCCTCCAGGAGGTCACTGCCCGTTTGGAGCGTGGACGCTTTGCCCTGGCCGGCGCCCAGGCCCGGCGCACCGAAGCGCAGGACCGCGCCGATGCGGCGCTGGAACGGCTACACGAGTCGGATGCCCGCCTTGCCGCCGTCGCAGAGAGGTTGGGGCACCTGAACTCCATCCTTCGCAGCGCCGTTGGCGAAAGCGATCGGCTTGCCGCGTCCATGGCCAAGGCCGAAGCCAATATCGCCGAGGCGCAACTGGACCTTGAAGTCGCCGCGGAACGGCTCGCCGCGGCGCAGGAAGCTCCCGACGAGGAGCCGTCCACGGAACAGCGTGACGAGCTCGCAGCCCAGGCTAGGACCGCCCGCTCACTGGAAACCGAAGCCCGGCTTGCCCTTCGAACCGCGGAAGAACAACTCGGCGCCATCAGCAACAGGGCGGCATCCCTTGAGCGGGCCGCCGCAACCGAGCGCCGTGCCCGCGAAGAGGCCGCACGCCGCGCCCAGCGCCGACGTGCCCAGGCTCAACGAGCAGCTGCCGTCGCGTCGGCGGTGGAGCAGACCCTTCGTTTCGTGGACATATCGGTGGACCTTGCCGGCCGCGAACGCGATCTTGCGGAGCAAACGCGTGAGCAGTTGGAGCGCGAACTGGGTGAGGTCCGCTCGGCAAACGATGCCTTGGCAAGGGAGCTCGCTGAGCTGACCGACTCCGTGCACCGGGACGAAATGGCGCGCACCCAGCAGCGGTTGCGTATCGAAGCCCTGGAAACGCGCTCCATCGAAGAACTGGGGCTATCTGCCAAGCAGTTGATTGCCGACTACGGTCCTGATCGGCCAGTGCCCCTGCCCGCCGGAACCACCACCGACAAGTGGGCCGAGCTCCGGGCGCCGGTGGATGAGAACGGCAAACCAGTAGTTGAAGGAGTCCCGTTCGTACGCGCGGAACAGGAGAAACGGCTCAGGAAAGCTGAGCGCGACCTCGCAGCGTTGGGAAAAGTTAATCCCTTGGCGCTTGAGGAATTTGCGGCGCTGGAAGAACGCCACCAGTTCCTCAGCTCCCAGTTGGAAGACCTCAAATCCAGCCGTAAGGATCTCCTGGACATCATCAAGGAAGTGGACAACCGCGTCCAGCAGGTCTTCACAGAGGCTTTTGCCGACACGTCCGCCCAGTTCGACCATGTCTTCGCGCGACTGTTCCCCGGGGGCGAAGGCAAGTTGGTCCTTACCGATCCTGACGACATGCTCACCACGGGAATCGAAGTGGAAGCACGGCCGGCCGGCAAGAAGATCAAGAGGTTGTCGCTTCTTTCCGGCGGCGAGCGTTCCTTGACGGCTGTTGCCTTGCTGGTGGCGATCTTCAAAGCGCGGCCATCGCCGTTCTATGTCATGGACGAGGTCGAAGCCGCGTTGGACGACACTAACCTGGGCCGGCTCATCACCATTTTCGAGGAACTTCGCGAATCCAGCCAGCTGATCGTGATCACCCACCAGAAGCGCACCATGGAAGTGGCGGACGCCCTTTATGGAGTGACCATGCGGGGTGACGGGGTGTCTACCGTCATCAGCCAGAGGCTCGGTGCCGGGGCTTAG